From a single Oncorhynchus nerka isolate Pitt River linkage group LG11, Oner_Uvic_2.0, whole genome shotgun sequence genomic region:
- the LOC115137100 gene encoding protein FosB-like, whose translation MQLFWKETKSILPEQNKEHINGDVTLIPGTIGFSLGSSGVMFQGFPGDFDTISRGSSSPSIESQYLSSVDSFGSPPASASQDCVSAGGGDGVGSGGVDMPGSFVPTVTAITSSQDLQWMVQPTLISSQASGQSGTQSVSLVDPYDLPGPSYSSGSGFTPAGSETPGQGPAPGPIRQSRTRSRRVRDESVSDDGDVGVFLTPEEQEKRRVRRERNKLAAAKCRNRRRELTDRLQGETDILEDEKSELEAEISELQKEKERLEFVLVAHEPSCKIPYQEQQASGSTQLQHQPLLPQQAPVSIVGLTVEDTFYLPPAYSSQPSTSQHQQQRQQQQVQPQQQVHPQQQVQPQQQVNPHPGMMQEVAFSSSFYGSSEPAPGGPCLVADGGGGGHHDGAAAGSYNPSYTSSFVFSYPEGACGVSANQRNSSSEQSSGSLNSPSLLAL comes from the exons ATGCAACTTTTTTGGAAAGAGACCAAGAGCATCTTACCGGAGCAGAATAAGGAACACATTAACG GTGACGTCACACTCATTCCGGGAACTATAGGTTTTTCACTCGGCTCCTCCGGGGTAATGTTCCAAGGGTTCCCCGGTGACTTTGATACCATCTCCCGCGGAAGTTCGTCCCCGTCTATTGAGTCTCAGTACCTTTCCTCCGTGGACTCCTTCGGGAGCCCGCCGGCCAGTGCCTCACAG gattGTGTGTCTGCTGGAGGCGGGGACGGGGTAGGCAGTGGAGGAGTGGATATGCCAGGCTCCTTTGTGCCCACAGTCACAGCCATCACTAGCAGCCAGGACCTGCAGTGGATGGTGCAGCCAACTCTCATTTCGTCCCAGGCCTCTGGCCAAAGTGGGACCCAGTCTGTGTCCCTGGTAGACCCTTATGATCTGCCAGGGCCCAGTTATTCCTCTGGCTCAGGTTTTACTCCCGCAGGCTCTGAGACCCCGGGGCAAGGCCCAGCCCCGGGCCCCATCCGCCAGTCTAGGACTCGTAGTCGCCGTGTACGAGACGAGTCTGTGAGTGACGATGGAGATGTTGGTGtgttt TTGACTCcagaggagcaggagaagaggcGTGTTCGGCGCGAGAGGAACAAGCTGGCAGCCGCCAAATGCCGAAACCGCCGACGCGAACTCACTGACCGACTGCAAGGG GAGACCGACATCCTGGAGGATGAGAAGTCTGAGCTGGAGGCTGAAATCTCTGAGCTGCAGAAGGAGAAGGAGCGCCTGGAGTTTGTCCTGGTGGCTCACGAGCCCAGCTGCAAGATCCCCTACCAGGAGCAGCAGGCCTCAGGCTCCACACAGCTCCAGCATCAGCCCCTACTGCCCCAACAGGCCCCCGTCTCCATTGTGGGCTTGACTGTGGAGGACACTTTCTACCTGCCTCCCGCCTACAGCTCGCAGCCTTCTACTTCGCAGCATCAGCAGCAGCGACAACAGCAACAGGTTCAACCGCAGCAGCAGGTTCATCCGCAGCAACAGGTTCAACCGCAGCAGCAGGTTAATCCGCACCCGGGGATGATGCAGGAGGTAGCATTTTCTAGTTCTTTCTATGGCTCAAGCGAGCCTGCGCCGGGTGGGCCGTGCCTGGTGGCCGACGGTGGGGGTGGTGGTCACCATGATGGCGCGGCCGCTGGCAGCTACAACCCTTCATACACATCTTCATTTGTGTTCAGCTACCCAGAGGGAGCCTGCGGGGTCAGCGCTAACCAGAGAAACAGCAGCAGCGAGCAGTCCTCTGGTTCCCTGAACTCGCCCTCGCTGCTCGCGCTCTGA